In Nicotiana tabacum cultivar K326 chromosome 2, ASM71507v2, whole genome shotgun sequence, the following proteins share a genomic window:
- the LOC107827077 gene encoding pectinesterase inhibitor 3-like, whose amino-acid sequence MTTKMPLCKTLLLALILLHLSHFTTGKKPNTSSSSTDLVRTSCVHASYPTICIRTLSSYSGSAINTPQDLAQAAVKVSLSRAQKASDFLSALKVQSKREKGALSDCVEQMADSMDELSKTLSELKHLSKGNAFKWQMSNLETWVSAALTNEDTCIDGFKEIDGKLRSDVKRKITNVARVTSNALYLINRLDNSRNKFATHP is encoded by the coding sequence atgacaacaaaaatgCCTTTATGCAAAACTCTACTTCTTGCTCTTATTCTCCTCCATCTTTCCCACTTCACAACTGGGAAAAAACCAAACACATCTTCTTCTTCCACTGATCTCGTCCGCACATCTTGTGTGCACGCCAGCTATCCGACGATTTGCATCAGAACACTTTCCTCCTACTCAGGTTCAGCAATCAACACACCTCAAGATTTAGCTCAAGCCGCTGTAAAAGTAAGCCTTTCCCGAGCCCAAAAAGCGTCTGATTTCCTCTCCGCGCTGAAAGTacaaagcaaaagagaaaaaggagCATTGAGTGATTGTGTCGAACAGATGGCGGACTCAATGGACGAGCTGAGCAAAACTCTATCGGAACTCAAGCATTTGAGCAAAGGGAATGCATTTAAGTGGCAAATGAGCAATTTGGAGACGTGGGTCAGTGCTGCTTTGACAAATGAAGATACTTGTATTGATGGGTTTAAGGAAATTGACGGCAAACTTAGGTCTGATGTGAAACGTAAGATTACTAATGTTGCTAGAGTTACTAGTAATGCACTTTACCTTATCAACCGACTTGATAATTCTCGGAACAAATTTGCTACTCATCCTTGA